AGATATCGTCCATCGGATGTAGTTGCACAATTATGTGTGCCTGCACCCGTATAATTGAATCTAGTGATGAATATTGGATTCGATTTATTAGAAACATCAACAATGTCAATTCCTCCATCATAAATTGCTGCGCCGAACAAGGTATCGTTTCTTGCAAAACTATCATGGTAGTACCGTTCGCTATATTCTCCCTCGAATGTTGGATTTTCCGGGTCGGCAAGGTTGAAAATAACTGCGCCACCGCGAGGCCAGTTACTGCATCCATTCAAATACAAATATCCGTCCTTGATGTGGTTGGTATGAGAGGAAGAAATATTTTTTCCACCTTGAGAGTAATTAAAACTTTGAACAAGATGTACCGAATCGGGTAAATACGAAAGGTCAATAATTTGAACACCGCCACCTCCTTCAGTGACGACATAAGCATAGTGTGAATGAGTTTGAAGTTCTCTCCAAGTTGATGAGGGTCCCGGCACGAAATCCCTTTCAACAGGATTATCGGCGTCGGTTATCTCGACAATGGATGTTCCCGAATAACTTCCCAACAATGCGTACTCTTTTCCCGAAACGGTATCTGTCCATCCCCAGCATCCGGCGACGTAGGAACCTCCTTCCGGCGGAACATAATGACTTAGAAGCCGCACTCCCCCTGATTCCTGAGCAGGAGATATGTGTAACAAAACAAATACTGTGATAACACCTATAAATAAAGTACGAACCATTTGTTTTCTTTCTCTGAACGGATTAAATAATGGATAAAGATAAAAAATGTGAACTAAAGTACAGAAATCAAATAATTCACACAACAACTTGAGCATTTTGCTTGACTATCTCAATTCCTTTTCGTATTCTTATCCAACAACTATGACGTACTGGCTGTTGAAAACTGAACCAACATCGTTTTCTTTCGCTGACTTACTTCGTGAGAAGAAAGCAACTTGGGACGGTGTGTCAAATAATCTCGCCCTTAAGCATCTCCGCTCAATCAAAAAGGGAGACATTGTCTTTATCTATCATACCGGAGACGAGAAATCGGTTGTCGGATTGGCGGAAGTTGTCTCAAATCCATATCCCGACCCAAAGCAAAGCGATGAAAAACTTGTTGTCATTGACATAAAACCTAAACGAACTTTCTCCCGAAAAGTTTCTCTTTCTGAAATAAAATCAAGAAAAGATTTTGCACAGTTTGATTTAGTCAGGAATTCCCGACTTTCCGTTATGCCAGTGAGTGAAACCCACGCAATATCACTCTTGAAATTATCTGAATCTGAATAATCCCATGAAAAGTACAACCTTCGTTCTCTTCTATATTATTTTCTCTGCTTGTTTGATTTCACAGACGAGGAATATCACTTCAACGATGGTACATTACACAAGCGGAGAAGATACAGTCCATGCATACCTAAGTATTCCTGAAGGAAAAGATACTGTTCCGGCTATCATTCTGATTCATGAATGGTGGGGTCTGACAGATTGGATGAAACAAAACGCTCGCTCTTTTGCGAGAAATGGGTATGCGGCGCTTGCTCTTGATTTATATCGCGGAAAAGTTACTACGCTCCCGGATGAAGCAAGAAAAATGAAAACCGAATTACCGAAGGCGCGTGTTTCACAAGATGTCCGAGCCGCGTTTCGTTTTTTGCAGCAACAGCAAAATATATCGCCGGAAAAAATCGGCGCGATTGGTTGGTGCATGGGGGGAGAATATTCATTGAAGGCGGCGGCGGAAATCTCTGA
This genomic window from Ignavibacteriota bacterium contains:
- a CDS encoding EVE domain-containing protein yields the protein MTYWLLKTEPTSFSFADLLREKKATWDGVSNNLALKHLRSIKKGDIVFIYHTGDEKSVVGLAEVVSNPYPDPKQSDEKLVVIDIKPKRTFSRKVSLSEIKSRKDFAQFDLVRNSRLSVMPVSETHAISLLKLSESE
- a CDS encoding dienelactone hydrolase family protein → MKSTTFVLFYIIFSACLISQTRNITSTMVHYTSGEDTVHAYLSIPEGKDTVPAIILIHEWWGLTDWMKQNARSFARNGYAALALDLYRGKVTTLPDEARKMKTELPKARVSQDVRAAFRFLQQQQNISPEKIGAIGWCMGGEYSLKAAAEISELASTIVVYGELLNDSSSIKAINCPVLGIFGEADASVTPAKVKVFQDAALSYEKQFEMEMYPNARHAFMNPNNEAGYSVLAASGAWIRIFTFIEKTLSH